From Canis lupus familiaris isolate Mischka breed German Shepherd chromosome 16, alternate assembly UU_Cfam_GSD_1.0, whole genome shotgun sequence, one genomic window encodes:
- the TRPV6 gene encoding transient receptor potential cation channel subfamily V member 6 isoform X5: MRTALHIAIVNQNVNLVRALLARGASVSARATGTAFRRSPRNLIYFGEHPLSFAACVGSEEIVRLLIEHGADIRAQDSLGNTVLHILILQPNKTFACQMYNLLLSYDGRRDHLQSLDLVPNHQGLTPFKLAGVEGNTVMFQHLMQKRKHIQWTYGPLTSTLYDLTEIDSSGDEQSLLELIVTTKKREARQILDQTPVKELVSLKWKRYGRPYFCVLGALYLLYIICFTMCCVYRPLKPRTNNHTGPRDNTLLQQKLLQEAYVTPEDDIRLVGELVTVIGAVIILLAEIPDIFRVGVTRFFGQTILGGPFHVLIITYACMVLVTMVMRLTNTNGEVVPMSFALVLGWCNVMYFARGFQMLGPFTIMIQKMIFGDLMRFCWLMAVVILGFASAFYIIFQTEDPDELGHFYDYPMALFSTFELFLTVIDGPANYDVDLPFMYSITYAAFAIIATLLMLNLLIAMMGDTHWRVAHERDELWRAQVVATTVMLERKLPRCLWPRSGICGREYGLGDRWFLRVEDRQDLNRQRARRYAQAFHGQGADDLDKASEKGQLGHPLGLHLALPTPSVSRSTSRSSTNWERLRQGTLRREVRGLANRALEDCEGWEYQI; this comes from the exons GCGAGCACCCCCTGTCCTTCGCCGCCTGCGTGGGCAGTGAGGAGATCGTGAGGCTGCTCATCGAGCACGGAGCTGACATCCGGGCCCAGGACTCCCTGG GAAACACCGTGCTGCACATCCTCATCCTCCAGCCCAACAAGACCTTCGCCTGCCAGATGTACAACCTGCTGCTGTCCTATGATGGGCGCAGGGACCACCTGCAGTCCCTGGACCTCGTGCCCAACCACCAGGGCCTCACCCCCTTCAAGCTGGCCGGCGTGGAGGGCAACACCGTG ATGTTCCAGCACCTGATGCAGAAGCGGAAGCACATCCAGTGGACGTACGGGCCGCTGACCTCCACTCTCTACGACCTCACGGAGATCGACTCCTCGGGGGACGAGCAGTCTCTGCTGGAACTGATCGTCACCACCAAGAAGCGGGAG GCTCGCCAGATCCTGGACCAGACCCCAGTGAAAGAGCTGGTGAGCCTCAAGTGGAAGAGATACGGGCGGCCGTACTTCTGCGTGCTGGGGGCCCTGTACCTGCTGTACATCATCTGCTTCACCATGTGCTGCGTCTACCGCCCCCTCAAGCCCAGGACCAACAACCACACTGGTCCCCGGGACAACACCCTCCTACAGCAGAAGCTCCTCCAG GAGGCCTATGTGACCCCCGAGGATGACATTCGCCTGGTGGGGGAGCTGGTGACCGTCATTGGAGCTGTGATCATTCTGCTTGCAGAG ATTCCAGACATCTTCAGGGTGGGGGTCACTCGCTTCTTCGGACAGACCATCCTCGGGGGGCCATTTCACGTCCTCAT catcacCTACGCCTGCATGGTGCTGGTGACCATGGTAATGCGGCTCACGAACACCAATGGGGAGGTGGTGCCCATGTCCTTCGCCCTGGTGTTGGGCTGGTGCAATGTCATGTACTTCGCCCGAGGATTCCAGATGTTGGGCCCTTTCACCATCATGATCCAGAAG ATGATCTTTGGCGACCTGATGCGGTTCTGCTGGCTGATGGCGGTGGTCATCCTGGGCTTTGCCTCCG CCTTCTATATCATCTTCCAGACAGAGGACCCCGACGAGCTGGGCCACTTCTACGACTACCCCATGGCACTGTTCAGCACCTTCGAGCTGTTCCTCACCGTCATCGACGGGCCTGCCAACTACGACGTGGACCTGCCTTTCATGTACAGCATCACCTACGCTGCCTTCGCCATCATcgccaccctgctcatgctcaacCTCCTCATCGCCATGATGGGTGACACTCACTGGCGGGTGGCCCATGAGCGGGATGAGCTCTGGAGGGCCCAG GTGGTGGCCACCACGGTGATGCTGGAACGGAAGTTGCCTCGCTGCCTGTGGCCTCGCTCGGGGATCTGCGGGCGCGAGTACGGGCTGGGGGACCGCTGGTTCCTGCG GGTGGAGGACAGACAGGATCTCAACCGGCAGCGCGCGCGGCGCTACGCACAGGCCTTCCACGGCCAGGGCGCCGACGACCTGGATAAAGCCTCAGAAAAAGGGCAGCTGGGCCACCCCTTGGGCCTCCACCTGGCCCTCCCGACCCCCTCGGTGTCCCGAAGTACCTCCCGCAGCAGCACCAACTGGGAGAGGCTCCGACAGGGCACCCTGCGTAGGGAAGTGCGGGGCCTGGCCAACAGGGCTCTGGAGGACTGCGAAGGCTGGGAGTACCAGATCTGA